Proteins co-encoded in one Microcebus murinus isolate Inina chromosome 5, M.murinus_Inina_mat1.0, whole genome shotgun sequence genomic window:
- the CCNC gene encoding cyclin-C isoform X1, producing MAPTCVFLASKVEEFGVVSNTRLIAAATSVLKTRFSYAFPKEFPYRMNHILECEFYLLELMDCCLIVYHPYRPLLQYVQDMGQEDMLLPLAWRIVNDTYRTDLCLLYPPFMIALACLHVACVVQQKDARQWFAELSVDMEKILEIIRVILKLYEQWKNFDERKEMATILSKMPKPKPPPNSEGEQGPNGSQNSSYSQS from the exons ATGGCTCCTACATGTGTGTTTTTGGCATCCAAAGTAGAG gaatttgGAGTAGTCTCAAATACAAGATTGATTGCTGCTGCTACTTCTGTAT taAAAACTAGATTTTCATATGCCTTTCCAAAGGAATTTCCTTATAGGATGAATCAT atattaGAATGTGAATTCTATCTTTTAGAACTAATG GATTGTTGCTTGATAGTGTATCATCCTTATAGACCTTTGCTCCAGTATGTGCAGGACATGGGCCAAGAAGACATGTTGCTTCCCCTTGCATG GAGGATAGTGAATGATACCTACAGAACGGATCTTTGCCTACTGTATCCTCCTTTCATGATAGCTTTAG CTTGCCTACACGTAGCCTGTGTTGTACAGCAGAAAGATGCCAGACAGTGGTTTGCTGAGCTTTCTGTGGATATGGAAAAG attttggAAATAATCAgggttattttaaaactatatgagCAGTGGAAAAATTTTGATGAGAGAAAAGAGATGGCAACTATTCTTAGTAAGATGCCGAAACCAAAACCTCCTCCAAACAg TGAAGGAGAGCAGGGTCCAAATGGAAGTCAGAACTCTAGCTACAGCCAATCTTAA
- the CCNC gene encoding cyclin-C isoform X3 produces MAGNFWQSSHYLQWILDKQDLLKERQKDLKFLSEEEYWKLQIFFTNVIQALGEHLKLRQQVIATATVYFKRFYARYSLKSIDPVLMAPTCVFLASKVEEFGVVSNTRLIAAATSVLKTRFSYAFPKEFPYRMNHILECEFYLLELMDCCLIVYHPYRPLLQYVQDMGQEDMLLPLAWRIVNDTYRTDLCLLYPPFMIALACLHVACVVQQKDARQWFAELSVDMEKILEIIRVILKLYEQWKNFDERKEMATILSKMPKPKPPPNRNSLSDSPLVAGPEAAR; encoded by the exons TTTGCAATGGATTTTGGATAAACAAGATCTATTGAAGGAGCGCCAAAAGGACTTGAAGTTTCTCTCAGAAGAAGAGTATtggaaattacaaatattttttacaaatg ttatccAAGCATTAGGTGAACATCTTAAATTAAGACAACAAGTTATTGCCACTGCTACAGTCTATTTCAAGAGATTCTATGCCAG GTATTCTCTGAAAAGTATAGATCCTGTATTAATGGCTCCTACATGTGTGTTTTTGGCATCCAAAGTAGAG gaatttgGAGTAGTCTCAAATACAAGATTGATTGCTGCTGCTACTTCTGTAT taAAAACTAGATTTTCATATGCCTTTCCAAAGGAATTTCCTTATAGGATGAATCAT atattaGAATGTGAATTCTATCTTTTAGAACTAATG GATTGTTGCTTGATAGTGTATCATCCTTATAGACCTTTGCTCCAGTATGTGCAGGACATGGGCCAAGAAGACATGTTGCTTCCCCTTGCATG GAGGATAGTGAATGATACCTACAGAACGGATCTTTGCCTACTGTATCCTCCTTTCATGATAGCTTTAG CTTGCCTACACGTAGCCTGTGTTGTACAGCAGAAAGATGCCAGACAGTGGTTTGCTGAGCTTTCTGTGGATATGGAAAAG attttggAAATAATCAgggttattttaaaactatatgagCAGTGGAAAAATTTTGATGAGAGAAAAGAGATGGCAACTATTCTTAGTAAGATGCCGAAACCAAAACCTCCTCCAAACAg aaattccCTGAGTGATTCTCCACTAGTGGCAGGGCCTGAAGCTGCAAGATGA
- the LOC105856873 gene encoding thiosulfate sulfurtransferase/rhodanese-like domain-containing protein 3, protein MVLPRLLLGARLRAVVGSVEAAPCGLKSIKGSCHKFCIAVLKDVTYKELKNLLNSKSIMLIDVRETWEILEHGKIPGSVNIPLDEIGEALQMNPRDFKEKYDEVKPSKSDSLVFSCLAGVRSKVALDTAISLGFNRSQHYAGGWKEWVTYEVLEKK, encoded by the exons ATGGTGCTGCCCCGGCTGCTGCTCGGGGCCCGGCTCAGGGCGGTCGTCGGGTCGGTGGAGGCTGCACCCTGCG gctTAAAGTCAATAAAGGGAAGCTGTCACAAATTTTGTATTGCTGTTTTGAAAGATGTCACTTATAAGGAACTTAAAAACCTGTTGAATTCAAAAAGCATTATGTTAATTGATGTTAGAGAGACATGGGAAATTCTTGAGCATGGAAAAATCCCTGGGTCTGTCAATATACCAT tgGATGAGATAGGTGAAGCTCTACAGATGAACCCAAGAGACTTCAAAGAGAAGTATGATGAAGTAAAGCCATCCAAATCTGACAGTCTGGTGTTTTCTTGTTTAGCTGGGGTGAGAAGCAAGGTGGCTCTGGACACAGCAATATCTCTGGGCTTTAATAG ATCTCAACACTATGCTGGAGGATGGAAGGAATGGGTAACCTATgaagttttagaaaagaaataa
- the CCNC gene encoding cyclin-C isoform X2 — translation MAGNFWQSSHYLQWILDKQDLLKERQKDLKFLSEEEYWKLQIFFTNVIQALGEHLKLRQQVIATATVYFKRFYARYSLKSIDPVLMAPTCVFLASKVEEFGVVSNTRLIAAATSVLKTRFSYAFPKEFPYRMNHILECEFYLLELMDCCLIVYHPYRPLLQYVQDMGQEDMLLPLAWRIVNDTYRTDLCLLYPPFMIALACLHVACVVQQKDARQWFAELSVDMEKILEIIRVILKLYEQWKNFDERKEMATILSKMPKPKPPPNSEGEQGPNGSQNSSYSQS, via the exons TTTGCAATGGATTTTGGATAAACAAGATCTATTGAAGGAGCGCCAAAAGGACTTGAAGTTTCTCTCAGAAGAAGAGTATtggaaattacaaatattttttacaaatg ttatccAAGCATTAGGTGAACATCTTAAATTAAGACAACAAGTTATTGCCACTGCTACAGTCTATTTCAAGAGATTCTATGCCAG GTATTCTCTGAAAAGTATAGATCCTGTATTAATGGCTCCTACATGTGTGTTTTTGGCATCCAAAGTAGAG gaatttgGAGTAGTCTCAAATACAAGATTGATTGCTGCTGCTACTTCTGTAT taAAAACTAGATTTTCATATGCCTTTCCAAAGGAATTTCCTTATAGGATGAATCAT atattaGAATGTGAATTCTATCTTTTAGAACTAATG GATTGTTGCTTGATAGTGTATCATCCTTATAGACCTTTGCTCCAGTATGTGCAGGACATGGGCCAAGAAGACATGTTGCTTCCCCTTGCATG GAGGATAGTGAATGATACCTACAGAACGGATCTTTGCCTACTGTATCCTCCTTTCATGATAGCTTTAG CTTGCCTACACGTAGCCTGTGTTGTACAGCAGAAAGATGCCAGACAGTGGTTTGCTGAGCTTTCTGTGGATATGGAAAAG attttggAAATAATCAgggttattttaaaactatatgagCAGTGGAAAAATTTTGATGAGAGAAAAGAGATGGCAACTATTCTTAGTAAGATGCCGAAACCAAAACCTCCTCCAAACAg TGAAGGAGAGCAGGGTCCAAATGGAAGTCAGAACTCTAGCTACAGCCAATCTTAA